A genomic segment from Juglans regia cultivar Chandler chromosome 14, Walnut 2.0, whole genome shotgun sequence encodes:
- the LOC108996986 gene encoding probable phytol kinase 3, chloroplastic, whose translation MAANVYIFSPIRSSSFRFDVLFPKSHLQPIFNSPSCSLSVARSSTTTSFGLRLSATRLPNRDPKPPAALMLPANPVASDIFAAGLSGCIALSLLRLWAETANRRIFDQKLNRKLVHISVGLAFMLCWPLFSPGRRGAILAALIPGINIIQMLLLGLGIMKDEAIVKSMSRNGDYRELLKGPLYYAATITLTCMIYWRTSPITIAAICNLCAGDGLADIIGRRFGSHKIPYNKNKSVAGSVAMASAGFLASLGYMHYFSSFGFLQKSSEMVMGFLVVSLASALVESLPISTELDDNLTVPLTSILVGTLVF comes from the exons ATGGCTGCAAATGTCTACATCTTCTCCCCAATCCGGTCCAGTTCGTTCCGATTCGACGTTCTTTTCCCGAAATCCCACTTACAACCAATTTTCAACTCTCCCAGCTGCTCGCTCTCTGTTGCccgtagtagtactactactagctTTGGTTTGAGACTCAGTGCGACCAGACTACCGAACCGGGACCCGAAACCGCCTGCCGCCCTTATGCTACCGGCAAACCCTGTCGCCTCCGATATCTTCGCTGCCGGCTTGTCCGGTTGCATCGCGCTCTCCTTGCTCCGGTTATGGGCGGAAACCGCCAACCGGCGGATCTTCGACCAG AAATTGAATAGGAAGCTTGTGCATATAAGCGTGGGGCTAGCTTTCATGCTTTGCTGGCCACTGTTCAg TCCTGGTCGTCGCGGAGCCATCTTAGCAGCTCTTATCCCAGGCATCAATATCATACAAATGCTTCTCTTGGGACTTGGGATCATGAAAGATGAGGCTATTGTGAAGTCAATGAGCAGAAACGGAGACTATAG GGAACTTCTTAAGGGACCACTCTACTATGCTGCAACAATCACTTTGACTTGCATGATTTATTGGAGAACTTCCCCTATTACAATTGCGGCAATTTGTAACCTCTGTGCTGGGGATG GTTTAGCAGACATTATTGGAAGGCGGTTCGGTAGTCATAAAATTCCATACAACAAAAACAAGTCTGTAGCTGGTAGTGTTGCAATGGCATCTGCTGGGTTTTTAGCATCTCTTGG gTATATGCACTATTTCTCCTCATTTGGATTTCTTCAAAAAAGTTCGGAAATGGTTATGGGTTTTTTGGTTGTCTCTCTTGCCTCGGCACTGGTGGAATCACTCCCTATAAGTACTGAGCTTGATGACAATCTCACAGTTCCCTTGACTTCCATCTTGGTGGGCACTCTTGTTTTCTGA